In Propionispora vibrioides, the sequence GGCGTTATAACGGACGTAAGCCAACTGATCGTTAAATTTATGATACGTGCCTTTGTCATTAACCACATTATTTTTATAGGCTAATTCTATATCAAAAAAGGCGTCATACCGGCCTTCCAAAACCCAGGTATAGGCGTCGGCTACCTGGAAGCTTTCTGAAGGCAGTAATTTGATCGGCGTATCCGGATGCTTTTTGTTATAATCTTCGACCACGGCATACTGGGCGTTTTGCGGTGCTATCGGGACTAATTTGCCGCCGATTTTAGCGAAACTATCCATATCTTTAATTTTATCGGCATCGCTTTTGCGGAAGGTCAAACCAATCACACTGGCGGCAATATTATTTTTTGGGAAAATAAACTTGGTCTTACGGGCCTCGGTCTGCCATACCCCTTTAATCCCCACATCGTATTTGCCCGATTCCACACCAATCAGCAGATCGTCATCCGAAGTCGGCTCAAACTTAAACTGATATTGAGGAAGCAATTTTTCCACTTCCTTCATGACCTGCACTTCAAAGCCATCCGGTTCGCCAGCCTGATTTACAAAATCATAAGGCACATAATAGTTAGTAAAAGCGACTCTCACCACTTTTTTCTCGGTGGTGTTGGCTTCACTATTGGCTTTTTTATCGGTGCCATTCCCGCAGCCTACGCTGACCGTCAGCATGGCAAGCATACTGATAATACCCAACGTTTTCCATATCTTTCGCATTACAATCTCCTCACAGTTTTCATAATTTCTAGCAATTCCCTGTTGCCAGTTACGTCCTTAGTACCCCGCCAACTTTAAAACGGGAAGATAGCGGCGAGGCAAAATTTCTGCTTTCAAGGTTGCTGGGGCAATCAGGCTGTTGATTTCAGTATTCTGCTTAAGAAGCTTTTAGTCCGTTCAACCTTAGGCTTGAAGAATATCTGCTCCGGAGGACCTTCTTCAATAATGTTGCCGCCCTCCATAAAAATCACGTGATTAGCGACCTCGCGGGCAAACTGCATTTCGTGGGTCGCCACAATCATGGTCATTCCTTCTCTTGCCATATTCTTCATAACTTCCAAAACATCACCGACTAATTCAGGGTCCAGGGAAGCTGTCGGCTCATCAAACAAAATCACCTCAGGCTGTACGGCCAGGGCCCGGGCAATGCCCACTCGCTGCTGCTGGCCGCCTGATAGCTGACTGGGGTAATACTGATACCGGTCAGACAAGCCCACCCTATCCAGCATCGCTTTGCCAATCTCAATAGCCTGGTTTTTCGGGACGCCCCGGCCAATAATCAAGCCTTCCGTAACATTTTCCAAAGCGGTTTTATTATTGAACAAGTTATAATTTTGAAACACAAAGGCTGTCTTTTTTCTCACGTTTCTCTTATCGGTAGCAGACACCTTGTTTAGTTGCAGGCGCAAATCATCAAAAATCATCTCCCCGCTGCTTGCCTGCTCCAAAAAGTTAATGCACCGCAGCAAGGTCGTTTTGCCTGAGCCGCTTGGTCCCAGGATAACGACCACGTCTCCTTTTTCTACCGCAATATCGATCCCCTTTAACACGGGATTGCCATTAAAATCCTTGTGTATACCGGTAAGCCTTAACATGTATCATCCCTCCCCATCATCGACAACTCAGGAGCTTCCCTATTATAAAGCTGCCGCTTTATCGCGTACCCAATGTAGTCTCTTGACGTCTATATCGTCAGGCACCGTGCAATCGGCGCCGATAATCAAGCCGGTCTTCCCTGCGTTCCTGACAATTTCTTCTGTGGCTAATTCAATCTCTTTCTTAGTTCCCCGGTAAAGCACACCGTTTTTGGTATTATCAAAGCCGCCAATAATCGCTTTCCCGCCAAAAATCTTCTTGCCTTCGGCCAGATTAATCCTTTCCACGTTGGCGGCATAATTAATGGCTTTGGCTTCATAATCCTTATACCAGGTAAGGTCATTCCGGGTTCCCTCATAGCCGCAAATGTGCAAAATGTTGTTCTCGCTGACCTCGTTGGCGGCGGCCAATATTTTTCTTTCGGCCGGCGCAACCACTTCCTCATAGATTTCACGCGTAACTTCCGGTCTGGGTATATTTTGCACACTAAGGTATATGCCGTCGGCCTTTCCGTCTCTAATGACCCGTCTGGCCAGAGCCG encodes:
- a CDS encoding transporter substrate-binding domain-containing protein encodes the protein MVMRKIWKTLGIISMLAMLTVSVGCGNGTDKKANSEANTTEKKVVRVAFTNYYVPYDFVNQAGEPDGFEVQVMKEVEKLLPQYQFKFEPTSDDDLLIGVESGKYDVGIKGVWQTEARKTKFIFPKNNIAASVIGLTFRKSDADKIKDMDSFAKIGGKLVPIAPQNAQYAVVEDYNKKHPDTPIKLLPSESFQVADAYTWVLEGRYDAFFDIELAYKNNVVNDKGTYHKFNDQLAYVRYNAIPTYPIFNKKDQEFADAYDKAIEQLTQSGKIKELEQKYFGEDLLQLVKK
- a CDS encoding uroporphyrinogen decarboxylase family protein, whose protein sequence is MSQTKKQLVLAAFNNEPADRVPVGFWYHFLADPEHAEGLGQPAVVAENIAGLKRFYQDFQPDLVKIMSDGFFAYPNKALFNIASVKAVEGIKPLGENAPWIEEQVDLVKQATSAFGSEVLLFYNIFAAPRYLEFMHSAGDANGNFVKLLREDKAALQHVLDVISEDLAALARRVIRDGKADGIYLSVQNIPRPEVTREIYEEVVAPAERKILAAANEVSENNILHICGYEGTRNDLTWYKDYEAKAINYAANVERINLAEGKKIFGGKAIIGGFDNTKNGVLYRGTKKEIELATEEIVRNAGKTGLIIGADCTVPDDIDVKRLHWVRDKAAAL
- a CDS encoding amino acid ABC transporter ATP-binding protein; the protein is MLRLTGIHKDFNGNPVLKGIDIAVEKGDVVVILGPSGSGKTTLLRCINFLEQASSGEMIFDDLRLQLNKVSATDKRNVRKKTAFVFQNYNLFNNKTALENVTEGLIIGRGVPKNQAIEIGKAMLDRVGLSDRYQYYPSQLSGGQQQRVGIARALAVQPEVILFDEPTASLDPELVGDVLEVMKNMAREGMTMIVATHEMQFAREVANHVIFMEGGNIIEEGPPEQIFFKPKVERTKSFLSRILKSTA